The DNA region AGTGTGGGGGCCGTACAGCACGGGCTCGCACACCGCGCGGACCTCGCGCGAGGCGGCCGCCGCGAGGGCGATCTCGGGGCCGATGCCGGCCGGGTCGCCGACGGTGATGGCGACCCGCGGCTTCGGCCCGGCTCCGCGCGCGCTCCGTGTCGGGGACGTCACGCCTCGATCCTCACTTCCCGCACGCGCAGCCGTCGCTGCCGCAGGCGCCATCGCCGGCGCAGTTGCCGCCGCACGAGCCCTCCTGGGCGCAGCCGGCGTGCTTGTCGCCCTTCGCGTTGGGCAGTTCGTAGCGCAGGCAGCACTTGAGCCGCCCGCACACGCCGGCGAGCTTGGAGGGATTCAGGCTGAGGCCCTGCTGCTTGGCCATCTTGATGGAGACCGGCTCGAAGGTGGTCAGCCACGTCGTGCAGCAGAGCGGGCGCCCGCACGGCCCGTACCCGCCGAGCATGCGGGCCTCGTCGCGCACGCCGATCTGGCGCATCTCGATCCGCATGTGGAAGGCGGCGGCCAGATCGCGCACGAGTTCCCGGAAGTCCACGCGGTGCTCGGCCGTGTAGTAGAACAGCAGCCTGGACCCGTCGAAGGCGTGCTCGACGCGCGTGAGCTTCATGTCGAGCCCCCGCTCGCGCACCTTCATCTGGCAGAAGGCGAACGCCTCCTGTTCCTTGTGCTGCTGCTGCAGGCGTCGGCCGACGTCCTCGCGCGTCGATCGCCGCACGACCCGGGCGCGCCCCTCGGCCGCGACGTCGCGGCCGCGCCGCTCGGCCAGGCTCGCCGACTCGCCCACCACCGATCCGATCGCCATGTGCTCGCCATCCTGCACGACGACGCGATCGCCGGGGACGAGCGGACCGTCGAGCGGGAGGTCGGGCAGCAGGAACGAGCGCCGCCGCCCTGCCGGCACGAACCGGACACTGGCCGTCGGCGGCACGGGCGTGGTAGTCGTGTCGCTCATCGCTTACATCTCGCAGGCGAGCCAGTCGGCGACCACCTTGGCCGCCTGGTAGCGCTCGAGCGATCGGCGCGCCTGCTCGACGGTGTCGAACGCGGCCAGCACGCGGCCCGTGTCGAAATGCCGGGCGAGGCCGGCCAGGTCACCCTGGAGGTCCGGGTTGGCGAGCACGGTCGCGCCTGCGTCGCCGGGGGCCGACATCGCGCCGAGGTCGCGGACCAGCAGCGACAACGCCTCCAGCCGACGCGCGAGCACCTCGCGGTCCGTCCCGGCGCCCTTCTTCTTCGGTACCTCGGCCAGCTGCTGCGCGAGCCTCAGCCGGGACGCCGCCGGGGGCCGGCCGGCGACGCCCTGCAGCAACGACAGGGCGGCCGCCCGCGCCTCCACCAGTTCCCCGGTCTCCTGCGCCAGCGCCCGCGCCACGCTGCCGTCCCCCATCGCAGCCAGCCCCGCAGACTCGGCGCGCGCCACGCCACAGTGACGCACCAGCACCTCGGCCAGGTCGGCGGCACCGAGGCGACCGAAGCGGACGCGCGGGCAGCGCGACCGCACCGTTTCGAGCAGTGAATCGGGGCGCGCCGAGACCAGCACGAACATCGACGAGGGCGGCGGCTCCTCGAGCGTCTTCAGCAAGGCGTTCTGCGCCGGGGGGAGCAACGCGTCCGCCTCGTCGATCACCACCACGCGCCGCCGGGCCTCGAACGGCCGGTAAGTGGCCTGCCCGATGACGTCGCGAGCCATCTCCACCGTGATGGTCCCCTTCTCGTTGGGCACCAGCGAGACGATGTCGGGATGCTGCGCGCGGGCGATGCGCTTGCAGGACGAACAGGTGCCGCAGGCGTCGCCGTCGATGCCGGGCTGCTGGCAGTTGATGGCCGCGGCCAGCGCCAGGGCAGTGGTCCGCTTGCCGATGCCTTCGGGGCCATCGAACAGCAGGCTCTGGGGCACGCTCCGCGACGCCACGGCGCGCAGGAGCAGCGCGCGCGGTTGCGCGTGGCCGAGGATGTCCGAGAGCCGCATGGTCCAATTGTAGCCGTCGCCCGCTCCCCGATTCCCGACTCCC from Luteitalea sp. TBR-22 includes:
- a CDS encoding regulatory iron-sulfur-containing complex subunit RicT, whose translation is MSDTTTTPVPPTASVRFVPAGRRRSFLLPDLPLDGPLVPGDRVVVQDGEHMAIGSVVGESASLAERRGRDVAAEGRARVVRRSTREDVGRRLQQQHKEQEAFAFCQMKVRERGLDMKLTRVEHAFDGSRLLFYYTAEHRVDFRELVRDLAAAFHMRIEMRQIGVRDEARMLGGYGPCGRPLCCTTWLTTFEPVSIKMAKQQGLSLNPSKLAGVCGRLKCCLRYELPNAKGDKHAGCAQEGSCGGNCAGDGACGSDGCACGK
- the holB gene encoding DNA polymerase III subunit delta', which codes for MRLSDILGHAQPRALLLRAVASRSVPQSLLFDGPEGIGKRTTALALAAAINCQQPGIDGDACGTCSSCKRIARAQHPDIVSLVPNEKGTITVEMARDVIGQATYRPFEARRRVVVIDEADALLPPAQNALLKTLEEPPPSSMFVLVSARPDSLLETVRSRCPRVRFGRLGAADLAEVLVRHCGVARAESAGLAAMGDGSVARALAQETGELVEARAAALSLLQGVAGRPPAASRLRLAQQLAEVPKKKGAGTDREVLARRLEALSLLVRDLGAMSAPGDAGATVLANPDLQGDLAGLARHFDTGRVLAAFDTVEQARRSLERYQAAKVVADWLACEM